In Rhodamnia argentea isolate NSW1041297 chromosome 4, ASM2092103v1, whole genome shotgun sequence, the following proteins share a genomic window:
- the LOC115750057 gene encoding EG45-like domain containing protein isoform X2: MKLSSIGTPLLSPFILVLLLLLMVPPRLSLADVGTGAHYSPPYTPTACFGNDPAQFPSSNFFAAAGEGIWDNGASCGRQYLVRCISASVSGTCVPGKTIQVRIVDRALSSSSRPSSSGATVVLSTTAFGAITKLSAAAINVEYQQV; encoded by the exons ATGAAGCTTTCCAGCATTGGAACGCCGCTTCTCTCTCCATTTATACTCGTCCTCCTCCTGTTATTGATGGTGCCGCCTCGTCTCTCTCTTGCCGACGTCGGCACCGGCGCCCACTATAGTCCTCCGTACACGC CAACTGCGTGTTTCGGCAACGATCCGGCGCAGTTCCCGTCGAGCAACTTCTTCGCGGCAGCAGGGGAAGGGATATGGGACAACGGAGCATCGTGCGGGAGGCAGTACCTGGTGCGGTGCATCAGCGCCTCGGTCTCCGGGACCTGCGTTCCCGGCAAGACCATCCAAGTCCGAATTGTTGACCGCGCGCTGTCCTCGTCCTCGCGTCCCTCGAGCAGCGGTGCGACCGTCGTCCTATCCACAACGGCGTTCGGCGCGATCACGAAGTTGTCCGCTGCGGCAATCAACGTCGAGTACCAACA GGTTTGA
- the LOC115750057 gene encoding EG45-like domain containing protein isoform X1: MKLSSIGTPLLSPFILVLLLLLMVPPRLSLADVGTGAHYSPPYTPTACFGNDPAQFPSSNFFAAAGEGIWDNGASCGRQYLVRCISASVSGTCVPGKTIQVRIVDRALSSSSRPSSSGATVVLSTTAFGAITKLSAAAINVEYQQCVRFSSPNFVCLLIQTKHPFDVYLNKTRVQGEKPESHTVSTWISSNMGLMGTHNMHI; this comes from the exons ATGAAGCTTTCCAGCATTGGAACGCCGCTTCTCTCTCCATTTATACTCGTCCTCCTCCTGTTATTGATGGTGCCGCCTCGTCTCTCTCTTGCCGACGTCGGCACCGGCGCCCACTATAGTCCTCCGTACACGC CAACTGCGTGTTTCGGCAACGATCCGGCGCAGTTCCCGTCGAGCAACTTCTTCGCGGCAGCAGGGGAAGGGATATGGGACAACGGAGCATCGTGCGGGAGGCAGTACCTGGTGCGGTGCATCAGCGCCTCGGTCTCCGGGACCTGCGTTCCCGGCAAGACCATCCAAGTCCGAATTGTTGACCGCGCGCTGTCCTCGTCCTCGCGTCCCTCGAGCAGCGGTGCGACCGTCGTCCTATCCACAACGGCGTTCGGCGCGATCACGAAGTTGTCCGCTGCGGCAATCAACGTCGAGTACCAACAGTGCGTTCGTTTTTCCTCACCTAATTTTGTCTGTCTTTTGATACAAACTAAGCACCCTTTTGATGTTTACCTAAACAAGACACGAGTTCAGGGAGAGAAACCTGAATCTCACACGGTTTCAACGTGGATAAGCTCTAACATG GGTTTGATGGGGACACACAACATGCACATTTGA